Sequence from the Deinococcus ruber genome:
ACCGTGTCTGAGGCGTTTCAGCCTTCGGTCAGCGCTTCAGCCCGCACTTCGTCGGCCTGCACGCCCTTGGGCCGCATGGAAACCGAGTCGGGGCGGGGGGCGGCGCAGCTTCCACGCACGATCAGCTGTGCGGGAAACACGACGTCGTGGGTGTATTCCTCGCCGCTGAGCGCTGCCAGCGTCATCTGAACGGCGGCGCGGGCCATGTCGGCGGCGGGTTGCTCCAGCGCAGTAATGCCCGGACTGACCAGCCCCATCCACGAGTAGTTGTCGAAGGTCAGCAGCGATACGTCGCCCGGCACGCTGATATTCAGTTCCTGAAGGGCGCGGTAGCACCCTGCCGCACTCGCGCCCGTCAGCGCAAACAGGGCGGTCGGCGGCTGCGGCAGACGCATCACGTTCAGGGTGTACTGGTACGCGTTGTCCTCGGTCAGGAACATCACCTGCTCGTACTCGGGGTAGGCGCTCAGGCCCACCTCGGCCATCGCTTCCGGAAAGGTGTACGACCGCGCTTCCGGGTGCATCTGCTGATCGAATTTGCCGGTCGCGGCAATGCGGCGGTGCCCCAGCGAATGCAGATACCGCACGCCCTCGCGCACAGCGCCGGGATTGTCGAGCATGACAGACGGATACGGCGTGCCCGGTGAGCAGTAATCGATCTGGGCGATAAACACGCCGCGTTCGTGCAGCCTCGCCAGATAGTCGCGGCTCTTGTTGCCGTAGCCGGGGCGCAGAATCAGGGCGTCGATGCGCTGACCGTACAGCAGTTTCAGCTCGGCGAGTTCCTGCTCGCTCTGATATTCGTTCTCGGTCAGCAGCATGTTGTAACCGTTTCGCCGCAGTTCGACGCTCAGGGTGCGTGCCAGCTGGGCAAAAAACGGTTCGATGATCGATCCCAGCATCACGCCCACCGTGCGGCTTTGTCCGGCCCGCAGCGCTCCGGCCCGCAGGTCGGGTTCGTAATGAAGCTCGGCAATGGCGTCCTGAACGCGCCGCAGCGTGTCTGGATGAAGTTTCTCAGGCTCTTTGATGGCGCGTTTGGCGGTGGTCGCCGAAACGCCTGCCAGAAGGGCCACGTCGGTAATGCTGGTCACGTGGTCATTCTAGACTCCCAGACTTCGGCAGGTGTTCAACGTGAAGTGGTCGACAATGGACACGTGACCATGTGTGAACTTAGTCCAATTATTTTCCGTAGACAAACCCTGTCTAAAGACTTACTGTATGGGCACGAGTCCATTCGCTGCCTGAGCCACCGAAGCGCTAGTTATCGGTGCGTATCAGTTCGTCATCCTGTGTGCCTGTGACGCCTCCTCTCGGCGTGACGGCGGCATGGTACGACTCGTGGCCGATCCTGCACCGTTTGTTCTTCCCTGGAGGCTCTATGAAACGATTTGCCCTGCTTTCCGCCCTTCTCGTCGGCACCGCCGCACAGGCCGCGACCATTACCATCGCCACCGTCAACAACCCCGACATGGTGACGATGCAGAAACTGACGCCCGAGTTCACCAAGAAGTACCCCGATATTCAGGTGAAATGGGTGGTGCTGCCCGAGAACGAGCTGCGTCAGAAGGTCACGCTCGACGTGGCGAGCGGTGCAGGCAGCTTCGACGTGGCGACGGTGGGCGCATACGAGGTGCCGATCTGGGCCAAGAACGGCTGGCTGAACCCGCTGACCCCGATGTTCGCCAAGGACGCGGCCATTGCCAAGGCCTACAACCTCAACGACATCATTCCTGGCGTTCGCGGCGCTCTGACGGTGGGCGGCAACCTGTACGCCGTGCCCTTCTACGCCGAGAGCAGCATGACCTTCTACAACAAAGACCTGTTCAAGAAGGCCGGGATCACCATGCCCGTGCAACCTACCTGGCAGCAGGTACAGGGCTTTGCCGCCAAGATCAACGATCCCAAGAACGGCGTGTACGGCATCTGTCTGCGCGGACTGCCGGGCTGGGGCGAGAACATGGCGTTCTTCACCACCATGGTCAACACCTTCGGCGGACGCTGGTACGACAACAACTGGCAGGCGCAGCTCAATAGCCCCGCCTGGAAGACCGCTCTGAACTTCTACGTCGACATGATGAAGAAGTCCGGCCCTCCCGGAGCCACCTCCAACGGCTTCACCGAGAACCTGACCCTGATGAGCCAGGGCAAGTGCGGAATGTGGGTCGATGCCACCGTCGCCGCCGGCCTTCTGAGCGACGCCAGCAGCAGCAAGATCGTCAACAGCGTCGGCTTTGCCAATGCGCCCGTTGGCCCCGGCACCACGCGTGGTAACCACTGGTACTGGAGCTGGAACCTGGCGATTCCCAAGAGCACCAAGCAGGCCGACGCCGCCTTCAAGTTCCTGACCTGGGCCACCAGCAAGGAGTACATTGCGCTGGTCGCCAAAACCAAGGGCAACTGGGCTGCCGTGCCCCCAGGCACCCGCACCAGCACCTACACCAACGCCGCCTACAAGAAGGCCGCCGGAGCGTTCAGCAGCCTGGTTCAGAACGCCATCAACAGCGCTGACGTCACCAAGGCCACCAAAGACGCGGTTCCTTACACCGGCATTCAGTACGTCGCCATCCCCGAATTCCAGGCGCTGGGCACCCAGGTCGGTCAGTACGTCGCCGGAGCACTCAGCGGTCAGACCACCGTCGATCAGGCGCTGACCCAGGCGCAGGACGCTGCCAACAAGGTCGCCAAGGACGGGAAGTACCAGAAGTAAGCTCTTCGCTCTTCAGCCGTCAGCGTTCAGCAACAGATGTTCGCTGAATGTGGCGGCTGAATTTTTCTCCAGCGTGCTCGTCCGTGCTGTCTGCCTGGTTCGCAGCCCTTCCTGACGCCCCCCCCTCGTTCCGTTGTCTCGACATGCCGCAAGGAGGCTCCATGACGGCCCAAGCCATTCCCGCCAGTAGCCCGCCCACCACCCGGCAGGGCTTTCGCTTTACTCCCTCGGTCATGATGTGGCCCGCGCTGCTGTACCTGATCCTGACCACTCAGGCCCCATTTTTCCTGACGATCTATTACAGCTTCTTTCAGCGCAATTTGCAGTTACCCATGGCGAGTTATCCCTTCGTGGGCCTCGACAACTACATCGGCCTCTTCAAAGACCCTCAGAACCTGTCGGTGATCTGGAATACCCTGGTGCTGACGGGCGGCGTCCTCATCATCACGCTGGTGCTGGGCGGCCTGCTGGCGATGCTGCTCAATCGCCCGTTCATGGGCCGCGCCCTGGTCCGCACCATCCTGATCAGCAGCTTTCTGATCATGCCGGTGGTGACCGCCGTGGTCTGGAAAAATCTGCTGCTCAATTACGACTACGGCTTTTTCTCGTGGCTGATCAAGGCGCTGGGCGGCTCACCGGTGGCGTGGCTCACGGTGCACCCGATGGCGACTGTCATTACCATGGTCAGCTGGGAATGGACGCCGTTTGCCATGCTGATTCTGCTGACCGGCCTTCAGAGCCTGCCCGACGACCAGATCGAAGCGGCGCGGCTCGACGGCGCGAATCCCTGGCAGGAATTCCGGCATATCGTGCTGCCACACTGGACACAGGCGCTGGAAGTGGTGATTCTGCTGGAAACGCTGAACGTGCTTCAGGTGTACGGTGAAATTGCCATCAGTACGGCGGGTGGCCCCGGCGTCGCCTCGACCAATCTGCCGTATTACATCTCGCAGAAGCTGCTGGTCGAGGGCAATATCGGTGTCGGCAGCGCGGCGGGCGTCGTCGCGGTGATTCTGACGAATCTGCTGGCCGTTTTCATGCTGCGCTTGATCAACCGCAACACCCAGGTTGGAGGACACTGATGACCACCGTCGGGACGACAAATTCACAGGCTCCGGCGACCACAGCCAACACCCCGAAAAAGAACTCGGGGCAGGCGGGCAAGATTTTCCTGACCTTTCTGACGTATGTGCTGGCCTTCATCTTCTTCTTCCCCGTGCTCTGGATGCTGCTGACGGCCTTCAAGACCGAAGCACAGGCCGCTGCCATTCCGCCCGTCTTTACGTTTTCACCGATTCTGCATAACTTCAGTATTGCCCTCCAGACGTATGGCCCGGCCCTGGCAAACTCGCTGATCGCGGCGCTGGGCAGTACGTTGCTGGCGTTTCTGCTGGGCCTGCCCGCCGCCTTTGCGCTGGCGGTGTATCCGACCAAGCGTGCTCAGGGCGTGCTGTCGTGGATTTTGAGCACCAAATTCATGCCCGCCGTGGGTGTGATCGTGCCGTTGTACCTGCTGTTCTCGCGCGTTCATC
This genomic interval carries:
- a CDS encoding carbohydrate ABC transporter permease — its product is MTAQAIPASSPPTTRQGFRFTPSVMMWPALLYLILTTQAPFFLTIYYSFFQRNLQLPMASYPFVGLDNYIGLFKDPQNLSVIWNTLVLTGGVLIITLVLGGLLAMLLNRPFMGRALVRTILISSFLIMPVVTAVVWKNLLLNYDYGFFSWLIKALGGSPVAWLTVHPMATVITMVSWEWTPFAMLILLTGLQSLPDDQIEAARLDGANPWQEFRHIVLPHWTQALEVVILLETLNVLQVYGEIAISTAGGPGVASTNLPYYISQKLLVEGNIGVGSAAGVVAVILTNLLAVFMLRLINRNTQVGGH
- a CDS encoding LacI family DNA-binding transcriptional regulator; translation: MTSITDVALLAGVSATTAKRAIKEPEKLHPDTLRRVQDAIAELHYEPDLRAGALRAGQSRTVGVMLGSIIEPFFAQLARTLSVELRRNGYNMLLTENEYQSEQELAELKLLYGQRIDALILRPGYGNKSRDYLARLHERGVFIAQIDYCSPGTPYPSVMLDNPGAVREGVRYLHSLGHRRIAATGKFDQQMHPEARSYTFPEAMAEVGLSAYPEYEQVMFLTEDNAYQYTLNVMRLPQPPTALFALTGASAAGCYRALQELNISVPGDVSLLTFDNYSWMGLVSPGITALEQPAADMARAAVQMTLAALSGEEYTHDVVFPAQLIVRGSCAAPRPDSVSMRPKGVQADEVRAEALTEG
- a CDS encoding carbohydrate ABC transporter permease produces the protein MTTVGTTNSQAPATTANTPKKNSGQAGKIFLTFLTYVLAFIFFFPVLWMLLTAFKTEAQAAAIPPVFTFSPILHNFSIALQTYGPALANSLIAALGSTLLAFLLGLPAAFALAVYPTKRAQGVLSWILSTKFMPAVGVIVPLYLLFSRVHLLDTLPGLIIMYTTMNLPLVIWMMHSYMTEIPFAIFEAAKVDGAPVWWEFLGMALPLSLPGVSATALLAIIFAWNESFFALNLTTSNATPLSIFVKSFQAGESQFWAQISAAAVLTVFPVMLFGWIAQRQLVRGLSFGAVK
- a CDS encoding ABC transporter substrate-binding protein, which produces MKRFALLSALLVGTAAQAATITIATVNNPDMVTMQKLTPEFTKKYPDIQVKWVVLPENELRQKVTLDVASGAGSFDVATVGAYEVPIWAKNGWLNPLTPMFAKDAAIAKAYNLNDIIPGVRGALTVGGNLYAVPFYAESSMTFYNKDLFKKAGITMPVQPTWQQVQGFAAKINDPKNGVYGICLRGLPGWGENMAFFTTMVNTFGGRWYDNNWQAQLNSPAWKTALNFYVDMMKKSGPPGATSNGFTENLTLMSQGKCGMWVDATVAAGLLSDASSSKIVNSVGFANAPVGPGTTRGNHWYWSWNLAIPKSTKQADAAFKFLTWATSKEYIALVAKTKGNWAAVPPGTRTSTYTNAAYKKAAGAFSSLVQNAINSADVTKATKDAVPYTGIQYVAIPEFQALGTQVGQYVAGALSGQTTVDQALTQAQDAANKVAKDGKYQK